The Phycisphaerae bacterium DNA window CTGGCCAACCGCCCGCAACGGCGCCTTCAGATCATGGGACACGACGTAGGCGAACTCGTTCAGGGCGGTGTTGGCGGCGGCAAGCTGAGCCGTTCGCTGTTCAACCCGCTGCTCCAATTCAGCGTTGAGTCTGTGGATCTCCTCCTCCGCTCGCTTCCGTTCGGTGATGTCGGTATCGCTGCCGCGGTAGCCCCGCAGGCTCCCGTCGGCATTCAGAAGAGGAATGCCGTTGGTGGAGAGCCACGCCTGCCTGCCCTCCTTGGTCACCGCGGCGTTGACCATGTTGACAAAAGGTGCGTGTCTCTCGAAAACCGCAAAGGCGGCCTGTTTGAACGCCTCCCGGCCGGTTTCAGGGTGCAGATCGTAGAAGTGTGTTCGGCCGATCAACTCCTCGGGGCGATAGCCGAGAACGCTCTCAATCACGTCACTCAGATAAGTATAGAGGCCGTTCGGGTCGACTTCCCAGATGAAAGTCCGGCTCTGCTCGGCAAGCTGGTCAAAACGATGCTTGCTCTCCTGCAGATCCGCGGTCCGCACGGCAACCAATCGCTCCAGCTCCTCGCGGCGATGAATAATCGGACGGGTGATCGCAACGACCGCGGCAGTGAGCGCCAGGCCGACCAGGATAGCCAGCCCGCCAGCCCGTTTCGGATACAAACGTGCGAACTCCGGACCCGCGTGGGCGGACACCGCAAAGACCTTGCCAAAGGCGCAGACGGGACGCGTGGTCGCATCTCCCGTGCTGAGGCGGCCGTGATGTCCAGGAGTGGCGGCAAGCGGCTCGGGCTCTGCCCCCTCGCGCCAGAGAGCGAGCTCAAGGTGCGCTGCGCCATCTGCACCCGTCACTTGCAGGAGATCATCCATCCGCAGCACCGCCACGGCGAAGCCGCGCAGGCGGTTCGGTTCATCCAGATCGCTGACCGGTCGAAAGATCACCATTCCCTTGCGGCCACCCGCTCGTTCGGCCAGGAGGATCGGTTCCGTCGCGCTGGGCAGATTGCCGCGAATGGCCGCCTCAATGGCCTCGCGATGTCGTGGTTCGGAACCCAGATCGTATCCTCGGGCGGCTTCGTCGTTCACCAGAGGCGCCACCTGAAAGACAGGATAGTAGACCGCCCGACCGGCGGCCGGCAGCCGGTTGCCCCGGGAGTCCTTCTGCCAGATCTCAAACTCTGTCACTCCCACGAGGTGAGCTTCAGCTTCGAATCGCAACTTCTCTTCGGCGGGCACCGCCGGAATCCACTCCCATGCGTGGACCGTCTGGTTGCGGGCCAGGTGTGCGGCAAACCGCTGGAACTCATCCAGGGTCACCGTGACGCTGTTCTCGTAGAAACTCGCCAGGCTCCCCAGCCCTGTTTCTCGGATATCACGCAACTCTTCGGCGACCGCCTCGGTTCGACTCACGGCCAGCTGCATGAACGCATCGTTGCGCCGGTAGGCCTCACGTTCACTGACCAGCCACGCGGCAAACAACGTCACGATCACGCCAACCACGGCCGCCAGAACGGATTCCAGGCGCCGACCCGGGCTCAGCGACACGCCGGACATGCGGGCGCGTCTCGCCAACAGCAATGTGCCAACCCACAGGACTGCCGTCAGGGCTAGCGCAGACAGGACGGGCGGTATCGCCGCCCTAGCCAGCAACCACTTCCAGGCGCGGGCGTCGACATCGATACCCAGGACGGCCACGACCGCCTGCGAATCACGAATCGGCACCAGGGCCCTGGCCCACGCGCCCCAGCGATCGCGCGAAGGCCCTTCGACCACCTCGATGCCCGGGGCGAAGGCACGACGGCATCCCTCCGTAGCGTTGGCAGAAGCCCGCCTCGGAAAAGCGCCGTCCTTGAGGACAGCCAACTCGCTATCCACCAGTGGCACGATTCTGCCGTCGCCCGTCCGACCGATGAGGTACACGCAGCGGCACCGCGGGTCGGCCGAACAGATCGTCGCCAACTGCGTCTTGAGCCGCTGGTAGGCGGGCGCGCTCGGCTCCATTTCCGTACTCGAGAGGACCTGAATCCGTTCGAGGTCGATTCCCTGGGCCACGAGCCGCGCCTGCCTGAGCAGATCGGCCCGCATCTGGTGATCCGCCTGCGCCGCCATCCACCAGGCCACGCCGAGTGCGACCGGCAGCAGGACCAATGCACCCGCCACACACAGCCAGCGTCGCCTTCGCCCGTCTGGGATCGTGTTCACCGGGATATCGTCAGGCACTGTCGGAGCCCTCGCAGGATGAGGCCGGCGTTTGGCCTGCCTTCGGCATATCCACGCCGGCCGCCGTAACTGACGCTGTCCCTTTGAGTTGTGGCAGGCGAACCAGATGCCAGGCTACCGCCGGAAGAGATGGGCTCGAGCGATGACGTCTGTCGACTGCACCTCGCACCCGACCATCGTGAAGCCACGTTCGTCATGCCGAGCCATGCCTGCTCGGCATCATGCGCCCCACCGCGCACTCCTCTCGACGAAGATGCGATCGGCACTCCGGGCCGCCCGGTCGGTGATCCAGTCCGTGCTACCGCTTCCAACCCCATTGTAGCAGACTCATCCCGGCCACCATAGGATCCGGGCGAACGCTGCGTGACCAGGCTTCGGCGCCACGTCGCGATCATGGCGCTTCTCACCCGCGCAGACCGGCGGGCGCGTGCAGCCCTGCCAGTGCAACCGGACGAGCTTCTTGATTGAGGCCTCTGAGCTGGTGTACTCGCTCGGTGAGCTTGCCTGTCCGGTGTCGCTGCGGGGCCTCGGACTTGATCGGGCAGGGGCCGGGCCTATGATGATCTTGAGCCCTTGAAGGGTATCCAGTTCGTCCGGGGGTTGTCGACCGGACCGATCACATACCCCTAGCGCCGCCCGGGGCGGTAAGGAGATGCCGTATGACTCGACACGTTCTCGCGAGCCTAACCGTTCTTCTGGCTTTCTCGGCCGGTGCCTCCTGGGGCGCCGATTCCGAAGTGCTGTGGCAGATCGGCAAAACCAACAAGGACTACCATGACCTGGGCAACGCTGGCGACGTGTTCGGTGGATACACCAAGGCGTTTCCCAGAGATGTGCGCTTCACCGTCGGCAAGAGTGATCCGGCCAGGGATTTCAGTGCTTCCCATCCCGGACCGCTGGACGCCTGGGCCGGCAACAAGACCCACCCCTTCCGAATCACCTTCGACTTGCAGGGCCCTTCAGCATCCGCATACGAGCTGAGAATCGACATACTCGACACCCAAGGCAGCTTCGGCCCGACGCTGCGGGTCAAGGTCAATGAGCAGAGCACCGAGATCCCGCTGGAACGAGGCGCCGGTGACATGGTGGTGCTCCATCCGGAAATGGGGAAAACCCGGGCCCTCAAGTTCATGATCGCGGGAGCCACGCTCAAACCGGAAGGCAATACCATCGAACTGACCGTGACTCGGGGCTCTTGGCTCCTCTACGACGCGATCTCGCTGGCCAAGCTGACGCTGGAGGCGAATGTCGCACCCAACCTCTCTGTCAAACCAAGCCTTTTCTTCGTCGAGAAAGAAGGCCAGCTTCAGCAGGAGCTGGCCGTTTCGGTCGATCGCCTCCTGACCACGGACCTGGTGAAGATCGAGGTCCGCAGTGGCGACAAGCAGGTCGGGTCCGGTACGCTGGGCAGGCCGATGTTCGGCATCGCCAGCGGACCGCTGCACGTGGCCGAGACGACCACCGAACGAGAGCTCGTCGTAACCGTCTCCGCGGGCTCGCAAGCCATCACCGCCAAGGTCACCCAGAAGCCGCGGAAGAAATGGCGGATCTACTGCGCGCCCAGCACCCACACCGATATCGGTTACACCGCTCAGCAGGAGGCGGTTATCGCCCTCCACAACCGGAACACCGATCTGGCTTTGGAATTGAGCGCCGAGTTTCCACTCTACCACTGGAACCTGGAGTCGTCGTGGGCGGCCCAGATGTGGCTGCGCGATAATCCGCCTTACCGCCATGAGGAACTCTACAAGGCCGCCCGCGAACGTCGGGTCGGGATCGAGACCACCTACTTGAACATGCTCACCGGTCTGTGCTCGGACGAGGAGCTGATCCGCAACATGTATTACAGCGCCCGGCTGCACCGCGAGCATGGCGTGCCTTTCGAGAGCTACACGCTGACCGACGCCCCGTCGCACGTCTGGAGCCTGCCGAGCATCCTGGCCGGCGCGGGCGTCCGCCACATCAGCATCGGTTCGAACCAGACCCGGGCACCCATCCTCAAGCAGAACCTCCATCACAAGTGCCCGTTCTGGTGGGAAGGACCGGACGGGCAGCGGGTTCTGCTCTGGAATACTTCCGGCTACTCCCAGGCCGGCAACATCGGCCTACGCGAGGGCATGGCCCGCATGCGTCAGGCAATCGAAAGCGATCTGATGTGGTGGAATGGGCGCAGCGACTATCCGTACGACGCCATCCTGCTGCACGGGGCCTACTCGGACAACGTGGCCATCGGCCGGGACATCGCCGAGTCCATCACCGAGTACAGCAAGCACTACGCTTACCCCAAGGTCCTCCTGTGCAGCAATGACACATTCATGAAGCACATCGAGAAGAACTTCGCAGACAAGATCCCGGTGGTCCGCGGCTGCGGCGGAAGCTGGTGGGAGGATGGGGCGGGTTCGAGTGCGGTCGAGACCGCGATCACTCGCGTCGCCCATCAGGACATCATCGCCGCGGAGACCGCCTGGGCCGTAGCCACAGGCGGCAAGCCCATTCCGCCATCAACACAAGCCACGTTCGACAAGGCATGGGACAACATCTTGCTCTACGACGAGCACACCTGGGGCGCACACAACAGTATCGCTGAGCCGGATTCGGATTTCGTCACCCGCCAGTGGGCGGTCAAGGCTCAGTATGCCTACGATGCGGCCGACACGAGCAAGCGTCTCCTCGATCAGGCCTTGGTGGAACTGGCCGGGCAGGTGAACGCCTCCGATAACTCGCTGCTGGTGTTCAACCCTGCCGGCCGAACCAGGACCGGCCTCGTCAAGGTCGATCTGCCCCGCGAGTTGGGCATCACCGACGAGCAGGGCGCACTCGTGCCCAGCCAGATCGTGCGGCAGGATGTCATGGACGTGGTCACCAAGATGTTCCGGGCATCCGACGTGCCCGCCGTCGGCTATCGCACGTACAAGTTGATCAAGGAGACGACCAGGCCCGCAGTTCCTCCGCGATTCAATGGCACAGTACTGGAGAACGACTTCTACAAGGTCAGCTTTGATCCGGCCACCGGCGGCATCCTGAGCCTGCTCGACAAGAAGCTCAACAAGGAGTTGGTCGATGCCGCAAGCAAGTACCGGCTCGGCCAACTGGTGTATGCGGCCGGCGGCAAGTGCGTCGACCAATACAACGTCGATTGCCCGAACTTCGCAGCAGTGCAATTCTCCTCGCCGGAAAAAGCCAGGATCGAGGCCGGGCTTGCCGGGCCGGTCTATACCAGCGCTCGGACCGTAGCCAACATGCCCATGTTCCACAGGATCGAACTGGAAACCCTCCTGTACGAGCAGGAGCGGCGGGTCGATTTCGTCGTCCGGCTGAACAAGAAAATGACCCGCGAGAAGGAAGCGGTCTACATCGCCTTTCCATTCGCCGGCGTTGAGCCCAGGTTCCGGTACGAGATCGGCGGCGGCAGCGTGCGACCCAACGAGGACCACTGGCCAGGCGGCTGCCGCGACTGGTTCAGTGTGCAGCGCTGGGTGACGGTCAACACGAGCGACGTCGGCGTGGTCTGGTCGGCGGTGGATACGCCGCTGATCACCCTGTGCGATATGACACCGGGCAAGTGGCTCGACGAACTACCGATCACCAACGGCACGGTGTTCGCGTACGCACTGAACAACTACTGGTTCACCAACTACAAGGCCGGCCAGGACGGCGAGTTCGTCTTCCGCTACAGCCTGACCAGCGACGCCCGAGCTGAGCCGGCCACCGCAACGCTGTTCGGCGAGGATGTGCAATCGCCGATGCGTGCGGTTCGCCTGTTTGCAGGCCGCCGATCACCGAAGCAGCCGACGACGGCCAGCCTGTGCGAGGTGCAACCGGCTAACGTCATCGTCACCGCGGTCAAGCCGGCCGACGACGGCAGGGGCGTGATCGTCCGCGTGCGCGAGACCGCGGGCCAGGCCACCGAAGCGAAGGTCGCGGTCAGGTTCCCGGGAGTGGCCCGGGTAACCGGCTGCGACCTCGTCGAACGGAACAGAGATGCTCTACCGGTGACAAATGGTCAGGTCACGGTGAAACTCGCTGCGAACGCGATGGCCGCGATCCGACTGGAAACGGGGGCAGAACGGCGGTGAGGGCAGGAGATGCACATGCGACCGGAAGACATCCTCGAGTTGTTGCGGCTTCATCCTTTCGAACCGTTCCGGCTGCATCTGAGCGACGGAGCGAGTTACGAGATCTGGCACCCGGACATGGCCATTGTTCAGCGGTCCAAAGTGATCGTGGCGGTGCCCGGCCCCGAGGGCCCCGATGGCCCCGCCGAGGGAGTCGTGCATTGCTCACTCAGCCACATCACGCGGACTGAACCGGCCGACCGCTCCGGCATGACGGCGTGAGAACCCGTCCCGAAAGGCCACGGCCTCGGTTCGATGCCGGCCTGGCTCCGCCTCCGCGGTCTCGCCCGTTGCGATGCGCGAACGTCAACACAGGTCAGACCACCGGGACGGACCCGGTGGCTCACTGCAGCCCGACGCCGGCATCACTCCCCGACGGTCACCGTCTTGGTCACATAGCGGGTATTGTTACGCTGGTCGGTGACCCTGAGGGCGATGCGGTGCTCGCCGGCATCGAGGTTCTCGATTGTGAATGAAACCGACTCGTTGGGCGAATCGAAGATGTCATCCAGAGCCGCCAAAGGGATCCACTTCTCACCGCTGTCCACATTGTAGCTGGCCGCGGTGATCGCCGAGAGGGCGTCGGTCAGGGTTGCGTTGACCGTCACCTTGTTGCGGCCCTCGCCCACGGCCACCCCCAGGGTCATTTCGGGAGCAGTGTTGTCCACGGTGATCGGATCACTGATGCGAGCCTCAGTGAGCTGCGTGCCCGGGGGATTGGTCGGACGATCGTCGGCCAGCACACGGAGTTCGTACTTGCCGTCGGGAACGGTCAGCGAATCCCAGACATCAAACGGCTCCTTCACTTCCTTGGCCTTGCGGATCCACCGCTTGCTGCCCTGCTCGCGGTAGAACACCGTGAACTCGAGCGTGTCCTGGTTGGGATCTTCAGCCTTCCACATGGCCACCCACACGTTGTCGGGTTTCGGGGCCGCGTCCTGCTCTCCGCCGCCTCCGAAGGCGCTGCCGGCCAAAGCCTTCACCTTGGGGGGACCGGCCGGATCTTTGGCCGCTTCCCGGAGCGGCAGGACCTTGAGCTCGGGAATGCGCGGCGGGCGGTTCTCCTCGATTCGCGGGATCTGCAGCCGGCGCAGGATCGCCGTTGCCGCGGGCACGCTACTCTCGAACGTCAACCGGTACTGCAGGAAGCGAGCCCCGGTCGAGGAAATCTGCTGGGGCGAGGTTGCGTCCATCTCCGCAGACCACTCGTCCCACTGCTCTGCTTCTTCGCTGTGGACATTTCCGCTCCGCGTCGCCACGGTCAACTTGGCGCCCTGAGGAATGGTCGCATCCCAGGAGATGCGCCCCCACTTGACGATTTGGGCGGCGTCCAGCGGCTTGCTGACCAGCGTGCCCTTGGAGGCGTAGCCGTCGGACAGCCGGACCAGGGACGAGGGATTGGCGGTGCCGATGATCAGTTCGCCCTTGGGCTGACGGAGAATGCAGGTTGCCTGGTTGACCTTGAGCTTGGCCAGGATCAGGGTCTTTTCATCAGCGGGCGTAATCGCGTAGATCCGCCCTTCGTTGCCGGTGGCCGCGAAGATCGTTCCCTCCGCCTCGGCCATGGCCAGGATCATGACCGGTTCCCGGAAGACTTCGGTTACGAAGCCATCGGTATCGACGCGATAGATGGCATTGCCTTCGCCCTCGGGTCCGGCCGGCCCCGCCGGTCTGCCGACTCGCTTGGCCGCGGCCGCAGCTGTGGCCGCTTTCCTGGCCTCATCCTCGCTGGCCGACGGCTTGGAAGTCGGCGTGGAGTCACCCGGCTTGCTGGGTCGACTCTGAGCGGCAGGTCGGCTCCCCGCCGGCCGCGAGGGCGGGCGGTCCGGCTTGCCGGCGGTGGCTTCGGCGGGAGTGCGCCCGGGGCGCGCGTTCGCGGCCGAGGCCGTAGCAGCGTAGATGTTGCCCTCCTCGTCGAGGACGATCGAGCTGACCTCCGCTTCCTTGGCGTCATAGAGAACGAAGATATTGCCGTTGGCCGGATTGGCGCGGAAGATCAGCCCCTCCTCATCCGTGCCGCCGTAAAGCATGCCATCCGGACCGATGGCCAGGCAAAGGATACTCTTGGGCTTGGGCTTGACCTGGGCGAGGACCTTGCCGCCGGTGCCATCCGCGCTAACGACGAAGAGCTTGGCCTGCGTGCCGGTGGCCATGTAGATCTCACCCGCCGAACCGCGAACCATCGACCAGACATACTTGGCCTCCGGCGGCTCGTAGAACAGCGCGGCCTTGCCGTTGCCGTCGACCGAATACACCTTCGCCTGCTCGCCACCACCGGTACCGGCCAGCAACTTGCCGTCCTTGGCGAACAGCAAGGAGAACACGGTTGGGCTGTCGGGAAGCGTGGCAAACTCGATGACCTTGTCACCGTCAATGCGATAGATGATCCCCTTCGCTCCGCTCGCGGCATAGATCTTGCCGTCGCCGGCACGAGCCAGGGCGTTGATCACCTCGGCCTCGGACCCGGGCGAGTAGAGTACGTCGCTCTTGCGGCCGAGCAGCACCTCGCCGCCGTTGGTCACAACCAGGTTCTCGAGCTCGCCGGCGGTGAACTCGGCCGGTTGCTCGTGGGTCCATGCCTGGGGCTTGACCCCCAGAACAGACGAGTTGAACCCCGAGAAACACACCACCGACACGATCAGGACGAGAGATCGACGCATACGGGACTGTCCTCTTCGATAGAACCGGCCTGACGCGGCTCAACTGAGCCTGATAACAACCGACGCTGCATTCGAGTCTTCACGGCGGAACGCCGATGCCTCGCCGGGCCTCCAACGGCAAGACGCCGGGGCCACACGGCGCACCTTTCGCTCAGTACTCGTTCTTCCGGCCCACGCGGATCCGGAACACCTGCGAGCCCTGAACCTGGAACCCGGCTTCGTGCTGGACGGTCAGCGCCTCGGTGAAGGGCTGCACGTCGTTGCGCCGCGCGTCGGCCACAATCTGCTGGCGAAACGTCGGGAGCTCCGGCATCTCGGTCCTGCCGATGGCCACACCGTTGTCCGGCAAGGTCAGGTGCATGTAGAAACGGTCATCCTGGAACGTGGCCGCCAGGTTGACCGCCTTCAAGGCATCGCTGAGGTTCTCCGCCCGCCACAGCTGCGGTTTCTCCGCCCGGAGGGCGGCCAGATGCCCCTGAACGGATCCGACAACCAGCTGATACTCGCCGTTCGGCAGCTCCCTGGGCAATTCGAGGTCGTAGCTTGACTCCGTATAAGCCGGCTGCTGGAAAAGATGGAACCAGCGAACCCGAACGGTGACCTTCTCGCCGGGCTTGAAGCTCGTCCGCACCAGCTGGGCCCGCTCCATCCGGGCGGCCTTGGCTCCCGCCTCGATGTTCACGTCCACCTTGACCTTGGCGACCTTCAACTGGCCAAAAGAGGTATTGGTCAACGTCATCACCGGAACGAGGATGTCGCTGACCATGCTGGCGGTGCCAACCATACTGGTAAAGTTGGCGGTCTTGAAGGTACCCAGGCCCTCGAACTCGACAGCGACGCTGTATTTGACCACGTGCTCCTCGGGCAGGCCGCTGTGCGAGAAGATGCTTTCCTCCACCCCGCTGACCAAGGCGCTGGCCGCGTAATCGCGCTCGCGGACAACGTTGTACTTGAACACCTGCCGGCCACGAATGTCGTTCACCGTTACCTCCAGCGGGGTGGTCTTCGGCATATCGCCGACAACACCGAACACGCCGCTGCTTTCGTCGCCCCAGAGCGTACCCACGGTTCGGAGGGCGGCGCCGAGCTTGTTCGAGCGAGCCACGGACGGAATCACCGTGTGGATCATGCCGGTTGCC harbors:
- a CDS encoding CHASE domain-containing protein; the protein is MNTIPDGRRRRWLCVAGALVLLPVALGVAWWMAAQADHQMRADLLRQARLVAQGIDLERIQVLSSTEMEPSAPAYQRLKTQLATICSADPRCRCVYLIGRTGDGRIVPLVDSELAVLKDGAFPRRASANATEGCRRAFAPGIEVVEGPSRDRWGAWARALVPIRDSQAVVAVLGIDVDARAWKWLLARAAIPPVLSALALTAVLWVGTLLLARRARMSGVSLSPGRRLESVLAAVVGVIVTLFAAWLVSEREAYRRNDAFMQLAVSRTEAVAEELRDIRETGLGSLASFYENSVTVTLDEFQRFAAHLARNQTVHAWEWIPAVPAEEKLRFEAEAHLVGVTEFEIWQKDSRGNRLPAAGRAVYYPVFQVAPLVNDEAARGYDLGSEPRHREAIEAAIRGNLPSATEPILLAERAGGRKGMVIFRPVSDLDEPNRLRGFAVAVLRMDDLLQVTGADGAAHLELALWREGAEPEPLAATPGHHGRLSTGDATTRPVCAFGKVFAVSAHAGPEFARLYPKRAGGLAILVGLALTAAVVAITRPIIHRREELERLVAVRTADLQESKHRFDQLAEQSRTFIWEVDPNGLYTYLSDVIESVLGYRPEELIGRTHFYDLHPETGREAFKQAAFAVFERHAPFVNMVNAAVTKEGRQAWLSTNGIPLLNADGSLRGYRGSDTDITERKRAEEEIHRLNAELEQRVEQRTAQLAAANTALNEFAYVVSHDLKAPLRAVGQLAQWISEDYTAVLDDEGRRKLDLMHGRIGRMHNLIDGILQYSRIGRVEEDRRPVDLDALVREVIESLSPPPHIRVAVESSLPVVVADRVRVQQVFQNLIGNAIKFMDKPEGRITIGCEEAGACWRFHVTDNGPGIDPRYHDKVFGIFQTLTPRDQQEGTGIGLALVKKIVEGYGGKVELQSQVGTGCTFSFMLPK